In Microbacterium sp. No. 7, the genomic window CGCAGCGCGGCGCGAAGGCGCAGCCCGCGGGCCGGCGCGCGGGCGCCGGGGGCGCGCCGGGGATCGAGTAGGCGCGGCCGCCCGCGTGCGCGCTGGACAGCAGGCTTCCGAGCAGGCCCGCCGTGTAGGGATGCCGGGGCCGGTCGAAGACGTCCCAGACGCTGCCCTGCTCGACGATCCTGCCGGAGTACATGATGCAGATCGTGTCGGCGGTCTGCGCGACGAGGCCGAGGTCGTGGGTGATGAGCACCATCGCCGCGCCCGTGCGCTGACGGGCGTCGGCGAGCAGATCCATGATCTGCGCCTGGATCGTGACGTCGAGCGCCGTGGTCGGCTCGTCGGCGACCAGCAGGCGCGGATCGTGCGCGATCGCCGCGGCGATGACGGCGCGCTGGCGCATGCCGCCCGACCATTGGTGCGGGTACGTGCGCGCCCGCGCGGCGGCGTCCCGCACGCCCACGGCCTCGAGCAGCTCGATCACGCGAGCGCGCACCTGCGCCCGTGTCATCCCCCGAGCGTGCAGCCGCACGGCCCGGGCGAGCTGGGCGCCCACGCGCTTGACGGGGTTGAGCGCCGTCATCGGGTCCTGGAAGACCATCGACAGCTCGTTGCCGCGCAGCGACCGCAGCTCGCGCTCGGTCATGGCGAGCAGGTCGCGCCCGCGGTAGGTCACGCTGCCCCCGCTCACCTCGACGCCCGCGGGGAGCAGCCCCAGCACGGCGGCCATCGTCAGGCTCTTGCCCGACCCCGACTCGCCGACGAGGCAGAGCACCTCGCCGTCGTGCACCGTGAACGACACATTGTCGACCAGGCGCACGTCGCGGCCCTCCTCGGTGCGCGTGGTCACAACGAGGTCGTCGACGCGGAGAAGCTCGGCGGTCATGAGGCATCCTTCCTCCAGCGCGACACGCGTCGGCGTCGCAGCGTGGACAGGTCGCGCTCGGCGGTGAAGCGCTGGCTGACGAGGTTCGTCGCGATGACGACGAGGAAGATCGCCACGCCGGGCATGATCGAGAGGTACGGGGCGTCGCGGATGAACTTCTGCCCCTCCGAGATGAGCAGGCCCCACGAGGGCGTGGGGGGCTGCACGCCGAGGCCGAGGTAGTCGAACGACGACGTCAGCAGCAGGATGCCGCCGATGTCGGACGACGCGAGGATGAGCGTCTGCACGCCGACGTGCGGGGCGATGTGCGTCGAGACGATCCACTGGGGCGTGCCGCCCTGGATGCGCGCCGAGGTGACGAAGTCGCGTTCGCGCAGGGTCAGGGCGGTGCTGCGCGCGACCCGCGCGTAGCCGACCCAGTAGGTCGCCGCGAGGGTGATCACCATGAGCGCGCTGCTCGGCCCGAAGGTCGCCGAGAGCGCGATCAGGATGAGGATGACCGGCATGGCGAGCTGCACGTCGGCCCACGACATGAGGAGGCTGTCGAGCCGCCCGCCCGCGTAGCCCGCGATCATCCCGATCGTCATGCCGATGATCGCGTTGACGATCACGACGAGCAGCACGATGCCGAGGGAGACCTGGCCGCCCTGCGCGAGCCTGCTCATCGTGTCGCGTCCGAGCACGTCGGTGCCGAGGGGATGGGCCGGGTCGGTGAACGGCGGGACGAACGTGCGGGACAGATCCTGCCCGAGCGGGTCGTAGCCGGGCGTGAGCGGCAGGATCAGGATGAAGGCGACGACGACGGCGAGGATGCCGACGCCCGTCCACTCCAGCGCGGAGAGCCGGGGGAGGCGAAAGCGCGCGGCCGTGTCGGGGGCCGCCACGGCGGGCGGCGTCGTGTCCGTGCTCAGGGGAGCGTCCGTGCGCGTGACGGCGTCACGGCTCATCGGAGTCTCGGGTGTCATCGGAGCCTCACACGGGGATCGAGGGCGGCGGTCAGCACGTCGACGAGGGCGTTCGAGAGGATGAACAGGAGCGCGACGACGATGAGACCGGATTGCACGACGGGGAAGTCACGGGCGTAGACGGCGCTGAGCATGAGCTGGCCCATGCCTGGCCACGCGAAGACGTTCTCGACGATGACGAGGCCGCCGAGGAAGGTGCCGAGGCTGATGCCCGCGATCGTGAGCACGGGAAGCGCGGCGTTGGGCAGCAGCTCGAACACGACGACCCGGAACCTGCTCTCGCCGCGCGCGAGCGTGGTGCGCGCGTAGTCGAGGCGGAACTGCTCGCCCAGCGCGTTGTCGAGCAGCCGCATGTAGACGACGAACTGCGCGGTCGCCACCGTGGCGGCGGGCAGCACGATGCCCAGCGGATCCCGGTTGCCGAGCGAGGGCAGCACGCCGAGCCCGACCGAGAACACGAGCACGAGGAGCAGGCCGAAGAAGAAGTCGGGGATCGCCTGCCGCGCCGAGCCCAGGGTGAGGAAGGTCGTGCGCAGCGCGGAGCTGGCGCGCAGCTGGATGAGGAGCGCCGCGCCGATCGCGAGGACGAGCCCCAGGACGAGTCCGACGGCGCCGAGCTGGAGGGAGGCGGGAAGACGCTCCAGCACGAGGTCCATGGACGAGACGCCGCGCTGTCGGTACGAGTCCCCGAAGTCGCCGCGGACGAGGCCGGCGAGGTAGTCGAGGTACTGCAGCCACAGCGGCCGGTCGAAGCCCAGCTCCGCGTCGAGCGCGGAGATCTGCTCGGGTGTGGCGTTCTCGCTCAGCAGCAGGGCGGCGGGGCTGCCGCTGAGCCGGCCGAGCAGGAACGCGATCGTGCAGACCACGAAGATCGTCGCGAGCGCTTGCGCGGCGCGTCGCAGCAGCCAGCCTGCCATGTGTCCTCGATCCGCTCGTTCCGGTATTTGGTATACAGGATCGCCATCCCGTGTTTCAGGCGTGTGGCATCGCAGTTTCGCCGAGCGAACATTCCGGACGCGTGCGATCGTCGCAGATGTTGATTTTTCAGGGAGAAACGGTGTTCGACTCGCGACTACCCGTGCTCATGCGGCACCGGGGAACGCCGTCGACTTGAGGTCGGGATGCCGCCTACCTTATGTTCGGTATACCAAAACTGAGGAGGCCATCGGATGCACGTGCTGACATCTGCCGACGTCGAGCAGCTCGTCGACTGGGACGGACTGGTGGCGGAGCTCGAGCGGGTCCACGTCGGCATGGCCCGGGGCCATGTCGTGCAGCCCGCGCCGCACGCGCTCCGCGATCCCCGTTCGTCCGCACCCGACGCGGCCGCGATCGTGCCGATGATGTCGATGGACGCCGATCGCCGCCTCTTCGCCGTCAAGGTGCTCGCCGACGCCCCTGCCAACAGGACACGGGGGCTGCCGGCGCAGAGGTCGACGGTGTCGCTCTACGACGCCGACACGGGCGCCTGCCTGGCGATCGTCGACGGCGCGGCCCTGACCCGGCTCCGGACCGCGGCGATGACGCTCCTGGCCACGAGGGCGCTCGCCCGGCCGGATGCGAGGACGCTCGCCGTGGCGGGGGCGGGGCCGCTGGCCGTCGAGCACGTGCGCGCGCTCACGGCGGGCCACCGGTACGACGACGTGAGGCTCTGGTCGCGATCCGAGGACCGCGCGCGGACGGCGATCGCGGCGCTCGACGGCGCCGGCATCGCCGCCCGGGCGGTGCCGCGCATCGACGCGCTGACCGACGGCGCCGACGTCGTGTGCACCCTCACGCCCTCGGCCCGGCCCATTCTCGACGTCGGCCAGCTCGCCGACGGCGTGCACGTCAACGCGGTGGGCTCGCCGCCGCGTCCCGCCTACACGGAGGTGACGCCGGCCGTGTTCGCGCGCGCGCACCTCGTCGCCGTCGACGCGCTGGCCGTCGCCCTCGCCGACTCGGGCAACGTGCGCAACGCCGTGGACGCCGGAAGCGTGGCCGTCGAGGAGCTCGTGGAGCTCGGCGCTATCCTGGCCGGGGACGCACGCGGACGCACCGGCGCGAGCCAGGTGACGGTGTTCAACTCCGTCGGCATCGGCGGGCAGGACCTCGCCGCGGTCGTGCACGTGCTCGACCGGGCACGCGCCGTCGGCGCGGGCACGACCATCGCGCTGCGGGGATGAGACGAGGGCCCCGAGACGGGGCCGGGAGAGGCGGGAGGGCACGGCGATGGTCGAGGCCGGTGCGGGCGGCGGGGCGGAGACCCCCGACGAGTCGCTGGCGCAGCAGGCCTACCAGAAGCTGCGCACCGCGATCATCACGGGTCACTATCCGCAGGGCACGGCGATCAAGGAGGGCCGTCTCGCGAGCGAGCTGAACGTCTCGCGGGTGCCCGTGCGCACGGCGATCCACCAGCTCGACAACGACGGGTTCCTGCGCACCGCCCACCGCCGCAGCGCGCGGGTCGCCGAGTGGACGGCCCGCACGATCGAGGAGTTCTTCGACGTGCGGCTCGGGCTCGAGACGCTCGCCGCACGCCTCGCGGCACGCCGTGCGGCCGAGGCGGGGAGCGTGCAGCCGCTGCGCGCGGTCCTCGAGCGCGCCCACGACGCCGTCGCCCAGGGCGACCGGCTCGCGGTCGCCGAGGCGCACGCGCACGTCCACGACGAGATCGTGCGCATGGCCGGCAGCGAGCTGCTCACGGCGCTCATGCGGCCCGTCATCGGCAGGATGACGTGGCTCTTCTACCTCACCGCCGACCGCGACCCGCACACGCAGTCGCACGAGCACGACGACTTGCTGCACGCGATCGAGACCGGCAACGAGCGCCTCGCCGAGAGCCTGGCCTACGCGCACATCGAGAAGGGCCGCGTGCCCACGCTCGTGCTGCTGGGCGGGGGAGAACAGGCGTAGTCCCGCGCGCGGCGCAGTCAGTCCTCGATGAGCCGCTTGCCGAGCACGAGCACGTCGTTCGCCTCGTAGCCGAGCGCGGCGTAGAAGCCCGTGGCGCGCCGGTTGTCGGATCGCACCATCAGCTGGGCCTTGGGGCAGCCCCGCACCTCGAGACGTCTCTCGACCTCGGCCACGAGCGCGCGACCCAGGCCCTGGCCGCGATGGCTGACGGCCGTGGCGAGGTAGTACATCCAGCCGCGATGCCCGTCGTAGCCGGCCATGACGCTGCCGACGATCCGGGACGCGTCCTCCGCGACGAGGAAGAGCTCGGGCTGCGAGGCGAGCTTGCGCGCGATATCGGCGCGCGGGTCGTTCCACGGGCGGGTCAGCCCGCAGGCCTCCCAGAGGGCGACGGTCTCGTCGGTGTCGCGTGCGTCGAACTCGCGGATCTCGGCGCGGGGCCTGCTGTCGGGCATGGCAGCACGGTATCGCGGATGCCGAAGGGGACACGCACGGTGGGGCCGGATGCCCGAGCATCCGGCCCCACCGTCACGTCGTCGCCGAGCGTCAGCCGGCGTGCCGGCGGCGCACCGCCAGCAGCACGCCACCGGCGATCAGCAGGAGCACGCCGAACGTCAGGCTCAGCGCGTACGGCGCCTCGCCGCCGGTGGCCGCGAGGCGGTCGGCCGCGTCGGCCGAGCCGCCGCCGTTGGAGCCGCTGCCGTGCGAGCCCTGTCCGCCGACGCCGTCGGTGGAGCCGCCGGGCGTGCCGGAGCCGCCGCCGTTCGCCCCCGGCTGCCCGCCGGGCGTGCCGCCCGTGCCGGGCTGGCCGCCACCGGGGGTCTGGCCGCTTCCGCCGCCGTTGCCGCCACCGGGAGCGCCGTTGCCATTGCCGCCGTCGTTCCCGCCGCCGCCGTTGTTGTTCCCGCCGTCGTTCCCGCCGCCGTTGTTCCCGCCGCCATTGTTGCCGCCGTCGCCACC contains:
- a CDS encoding ABC transporter ATP-binding protein, producing the protein MTAELLRVDDLVVTTRTEEGRDVRLVDNVSFTVHDGEVLCLVGESGSGKSLTMAAVLGLLPAGVEVSGGSVTYRGRDLLAMTERELRSLRGNELSMVFQDPMTALNPVKRVGAQLARAVRLHARGMTRAQVRARVIELLEAVGVRDAAARARTYPHQWSGGMRQRAVIAAAIAHDPRLLVADEPTTALDVTIQAQIMDLLADARQRTGAAMVLITHDLGLVAQTADTICIMYSGRIVEQGSVWDVFDRPRHPYTAGLLGSLLSSAHAGGRAYSIPGAPPAPARRPAGCAFAPRCELAAKSAVCETTPPAFRLVGAGHRSACHHADDVRAFAEEVTA
- a CDS encoding ABC transporter permease, yielding MTPETPMSRDAVTRTDAPLSTDTTPPAVAAPDTAARFRLPRLSALEWTGVGILAVVVAFILILPLTPGYDPLGQDLSRTFVPPFTDPAHPLGTDVLGRDTMSRLAQGGQVSLGIVLLVVIVNAIIGMTIGMIAGYAGGRLDSLLMSWADVQLAMPVILILIALSATFGPSSALMVITLAATYWVGYARVARSTALTLRERDFVTSARIQGGTPQWIVSTHIAPHVGVQTLILASSDIGGILLLTSSFDYLGLGVQPPTPSWGLLISEGQKFIRDAPYLSIMPGVAIFLVVIATNLVSQRFTAERDLSTLRRRRVSRWRKDAS
- a CDS encoding ABC transporter permease: MAGWLLRRAAQALATIFVVCTIAFLLGRLSGSPAALLLSENATPEQISALDAELGFDRPLWLQYLDYLAGLVRGDFGDSYRQRGVSSMDLVLERLPASLQLGAVGLVLGLVLAIGAALLIQLRASSALRTTFLTLGSARQAIPDFFFGLLLVLVFSVGLGVLPSLGNRDPLGIVLPAATVATAQFVVYMRLLDNALGEQFRLDYARTTLARGESRFRVVVFELLPNAALPVLTIAGISLGTFLGGLVIVENVFAWPGMGQLMLSAVYARDFPVVQSGLIVVALLFILSNALVDVLTAALDPRVRLR
- a CDS encoding ornithine cyclodeaminase family protein codes for the protein MHVLTSADVEQLVDWDGLVAELERVHVGMARGHVVQPAPHALRDPRSSAPDAAAIVPMMSMDADRRLFAVKVLADAPANRTRGLPAQRSTVSLYDADTGACLAIVDGAALTRLRTAAMTLLATRALARPDARTLAVAGAGPLAVEHVRALTAGHRYDDVRLWSRSEDRARTAIAALDGAGIAARAVPRIDALTDGADVVCTLTPSARPILDVGQLADGVHVNAVGSPPRPAYTEVTPAVFARAHLVAVDALAVALADSGNVRNAVDAGSVAVEELVELGAILAGDARGRTGASQVTVFNSVGIGGQDLAAVVHVLDRARAVGAGTTIALRG
- a CDS encoding GntR family transcriptional regulator gives rise to the protein MVEAGAGGGAETPDESLAQQAYQKLRTAIITGHYPQGTAIKEGRLASELNVSRVPVRTAIHQLDNDGFLRTAHRRSARVAEWTARTIEEFFDVRLGLETLAARLAARRAAEAGSVQPLRAVLERAHDAVAQGDRLAVAEAHAHVHDEIVRMAGSELLTALMRPVIGRMTWLFYLTADRDPHTQSHEHDDLLHAIETGNERLAESLAYAHIEKGRVPTLVLLGGGEQA
- a CDS encoding GNAT family acetyltransferase — its product is MPDSRPRAEIREFDARDTDETVALWEACGLTRPWNDPRADIARKLASQPELFLVAEDASRIVGSVMAGYDGHRGWMYYLATAVSHRGQGLGRALVAEVERRLEVRGCPKAQLMVRSDNRRATGFYAALGYEANDVLVLGKRLIED